The Leptospira yasudae DNA segment TCTGAATTAGCATGAACTCAGTTTTTAACTCAAAACCGATTGTTTTGAAAAAGAAATCAGAAATCGAGTTCTGATGATTCGCGGGATTCAAGAAGTTCGAACCCAAATAGTGTGGTTTTCGAAGTGAAATTTTAACTCAATGGCCGGCGAGAGCATAAAGGATAAATTAGGAATTTATTATTAACAATAAATAAGGAGTAAAATTTGTGAGTTATTTAAAGAAAAAGAATGTTAATGCGATCTGTTTGGTGGTCGCATTTTTGTCTTTCGGAGCTTTGTTAACGAGTTGCGATGAAAAAAAGATACAATGCCAGAGGCGATTATGCAACTGCTTGTAGTGAACTCCGCACCGAAGACTATCAATGTGTCAATCGGATCGTGTGCACTTTGTAGCAATGTAATTCTCCGTCTATATTCTGGCGCGGATTGTACGGGGAGTGCCGCTCAAACAATATTGAGTGTTACACCGGGAAGCACTCGGAGTTTTCCAGAACAAGTTTCCGGTCAATATAGCTTACAAGTATCAGACAATACAACGACGCTTTGTTCGAATACGATAACTACGAGTGGATTTAAGGGAACTCCTTATTGCCAAGTGTCTTATTCCGGAACAACGCTTTCTCGTGTTAACTGCCTTTTCTGAAAAAAGCTGTTACATCTTTTAACCTCTATTGGTCCGATCTTCCGTAAGACGATCGGACTTTTTTGTAATGAAGAAGAATAATATTTAATAAGGAATGATGATGAAAGAGGAAAATGTATTTTATTTTCTCGTTGGAGCTGCAGCATTGGTGCTTTTCACAAGCTGCGTAAGTTTTGGACAGGACAAGGTCGAATCGGCGAGCATAATCGCTCCACAAAAGAAATTGGAAAAGACGTATTTCGTTTACACGATAAAAAACTACAATGCTTTCGGAGTCGACATTGGAGTTGGAAAACTTGAAACGGATACTTTTGAAAAAACGATAAAGAGTGAAATTGATTCATGCGCGTGTTTTAAGGAATATGAAGTCGTTTATTTAAAAGAAAACAACAAAGAGCAACTACCAAAAGATAAGAGTGTGATCTTCTATGATATAAACTATAGAATTACTTCGAATGCCGGCCTAATAACTTTGTTGAACTTTTTAAGCATGGGAACATTGGGAATAATTCCTTCCGGATATCGATTTGAAGTTACTGCGGATATTAAACTTCTAGATAAAAAACAGCAGGAAGTTAAAACTCAAACCTACAAAAATCAGGCAATATTGGTAGGCGGAACGTTGATGATATTTGTAGCACCATTTCGAGAAAAATCTCCGTATATCCTTGAAAAGATAACCACTAATTTCTTATCCGCTATTGTCGGTTCGAATTTGATCGCAATAGTTAAATAAGCAAAGCTGAGGCTCGCAAAAACTAAAATTGCAGATGAATTTCTAATATAATGAATCTCTGAATTAGCATGAGCTCAGTTTTTAACTCAAAACCGATTGTTTTGAAAAGGAAATCACAGTCCAAAAGTAGAATTGAGTGATATTCGGTTCAATTTTTAGAAATGAAAGGAGAGTCAGCCCATGGGTAGGCTGACTCGTTTTCAGAATGAGTTTTCAAAAATCAAAGAACGTTAAGCCACGTTTTCGTAGGAATATGTATGATACAGACCGCCGAGAACGGGAGTAGAAACGAGTTTCATATTACCGTCGTTTGGCGGTTTCAGAATCGGGGAAGGCACAGGCGAATCTTTGTTCAAGGCGATATGAGTTCGATGATGATTGTAAAAATCAATAAACTCGCCTAACTTTTTTTCCAAATGGTATTGACTGATTGGAATCAAGAAATCCAAAAACTCATTCCTACAAGTTTTAACCCAACGCTCTGCATAGCAGTTTTGCCAAGGCGACCGAACGGCCGTCTTCTTGTGTTTAATTCCAATCCGTTCTAAGTATTTAGAGAACCTTTTTCCAAAAATTGACTCGTTGTCGGACAAAAAATATCGAATCCTCTTCTTTCCTGATTTACTTTGTTTGCGAATTGCGTATTTCAAAACTTTACGCATCCACTTAGTGGTAGGATTCGTATGAATGTCAAAGTGAATGATCTGCCGTGTGCCAATGTGAAGAAAGAAAACTACACGAAAGATCTTTCTAAAATTAGAAGAATAAACGGAGAACGTATCCGAGACGACCATCGTATCCGCGTGAAAAGAGTAGAACCTTTTCCAGGAAAGACGTTTTTTAGGATCGGTAGGACGTTTTGGAATATATTTTGAAACGGTTCTTTCGGAAAGGTTATGACCTAACTTTAAAAGCAAACCGTGAAGCTTAGTAGCGCCCCAGATTTTGTTTTCTTTTTCGACTCTGCGAATGAGTTTGATTAAGTTCCAAGGGGTATTTGGTCTTCCTTTTTTCTTTCTCTTAGAGATCATTTTCCAAAAGATTTTAAATTTATTCTTTCTCCATTGGAGAAGAGTGTTGGGAGAAACGATGATCAGATTGTTCTGCGGAGGGCCTTGTGGGAACGATTCCGAAATTTTCCTTTAACAGAAAATTTCTCTTTTGTAAATC contains these protein-coding regions:
- a CDS encoding integrase core domain-containing protein, yielding MSESFPQGPPQNNLIIVSPNTLLQWRKNKFKIFWKMISKRKKKGRPNTPWNLIKLIRRVEKENKIWGATKLHGLLLKLGHNLSERTVSKYIPKRPTDPKKRLSWKRFYSFHADTMVVSDTFSVYSSNFRKIFRVVFFLHIGTRQIIHFDIHTNPTTKWMRKVLKYAIRKQSKSGKKRIRYFLSDNESIFGKRFSKYLERIGIKHKKTAVRSPWQNCYAERWVKTCRNEFLDFLIPISQYHLEKKLGEFIDFYNHHRTHIALNKDSPVPSPILKPPNDGNMKLVSTPVLGGLYHTYSYENVA